From one Misgurnus anguillicaudatus chromosome 2, ASM2758022v2, whole genome shotgun sequence genomic stretch:
- the slc25a42 gene encoding mitochondrial coenzyme A transporter SLC25A42, producing the protein MDQVRMGNPVHERQGALTQGEVLPRPSSSQSEGLNQGRRVLNSLLSGALAGAVAKTAVAPLDRTKIIFQVSSNRFSAKEAYRLIYRTYLKDGFFSLWRGNSATMVRVIPYAAIQFCAHEQYKRILGQYYGFQGKALPPVPRLLAGSLAGTTAAMLTYPLDMVRARMAVTPKEMYSNILHVFVRISREEGLKTLYRGFTPTILGVVPYAGLSFYTYETLKKLHTERTGRQQPYSYERLAFGACAGLIGQSASYPLDVVRRRMQTAGVTGHTYGTIAGTMREIVAEEGVIRGLYKGLSMNWVKGPIAVGISFMTFDLTQILLRKFQLLGYNAR; encoded by the exons ATGGATCAGGTCAGGATGGGTAATCCTGTTCATGAAAGACAGGGGGCGCTAACACAGGGTGAGGTGCTGCCACGCCCCTCCTCCAGCCAATCAGAG ggttTGAACCAGGGTCGAAGGGTTCTTAATTCTTTACTGTCAGGAGCGCTCGCAGGCGCTGTGGCTAAAACAGCCGTCGCCCCTCTGGACCGAACTAAAATCATCTTCCAAG TGTCATCAAACCGATTCTCAGCTAAG GAAGCATACAGGTTAATTTACCGCACGTATCTTAAGGATGGATTCTTCAGTTTGTGGAGAGGAAACTCGGCCACTATGGTTCGAGTGATCCCATACGCTGCCATTCAGTTCTGTGCTCATGAACAGTACAAGAGGATTCTGGGACAGTATTACGGCTTTCAGGGCAA agcTCTGCCTCCTGTACCTCGACTGTTGGCTGGTTCACTGGCCGGCACCACGGCTGCCATGCTCACGTACCCGCTGGACATGGTCCGTGCACGAATGGCCGTCACACCCAAAGAAAT GTACAGTAACATCTTGCACGTGTTTGTCCGTATCTCACGTGAGGAGGGATTGAAGACGCTCTATAGAGGATTTACTCCCACTATATTAGGTGTCGTACCGTATGCAGGACTCAGTTTCTATACCTATGAGACCCTAAAGAAACTTCACACAG AGCGCACTGGCCGTCAGCAGCCGTACTCGTACGAGCGTCTGGCGTTCGGGGCGTGCGCGGGCCTGATCGGTCAATCTGCCTCTTACCCGTTGGATGTGGTGCGCAGGCGCATGCAGACGGCGGGTGTCACGGGTCACACGTACGGCACCATCGCGGGCACCATGCGGGAGATCGTAGCGGAAGAGGGCGTGATCCGCGGTCTCTATAAGGGTCTGAGTATGAACTGGGTCAAAGGTCCGATCGCCGTGGGCATCAGCTTCATGACCTTCGACCTCACGCAGATCCTCCTGCGCAAATTTCAGCTGTTAGGTTATAATGCACGATAG